In the genome of Girardinichthys multiradiatus isolate DD_20200921_A chromosome 7, DD_fGirMul_XY1, whole genome shotgun sequence, one region contains:
- the fancb gene encoding Fanconi anemia group B protein: MEKLSSEDSHRKAHSLSHGGKMVLFTCKRDPAVDGSERSGLTFRSFYFERDGNAFLKATEGAASISRKLSVHVDIVTCKCAVDVQKRVKTPSILVTKKSEKGASFQYSLLTLSSSHQLEPCIEFKLPYQMKGKVCILQGPTVLWSHHNSVLYTSPLAEGVRKIPIQTPRCVFGELPIHKGQLFALGLSEPLSINQPPTLGYFLEDGQVFDGSLILPHPYICITQCMQVLTAERVDDGLRCAVIAATSKQQLVLFENGMVKDTCELPFEQAEDIQMVDTGRNGCLFVVFFKPGHVCAVWKETLQIASCWSDVSSAHVDDFLGCGTEQMLLLFRNQGLAREPLEKFLITDLCGISYSCGQGFEAPKTSPPQENSLLTLQALESRLQSGLIVLQELEREVRVKDRVLQQSIQILTEMLSGRETVLSQPEQEGLVALWDGDEEFSDETLDDKMYETPTLSSKPKIDKLWHRITKDQLVVGLILTAESSIPVSGVSLSLLTEPGQSSMPVVIQTQSQVFWLPACSPSTPTLSSSSPAAKRSKQHIASNDLKACRLAVTAATKLAPLLTSGCVKCHAMLHYMEKVETPFPGSTPTTAALHCGEVSVDIRDLCQNPLLQTPHIKTDEVREDLLSLLTVLDHWVLHIDSPDYSLGDIDDWIQRRQGFKKIEVSPEYLLLFSPGPSAPMLMRWQQINAFQGNLSIHSSQLQMLQFLDSMLTYLPNSCFVQPVKCTRSQSTSQEFASALEKEVLSLREGLSSLLCGKDEEERNKGCTGQGEVPKPGCTEELIRCTREVWQQNVERSRARLSPLVDAGKYREIIQSISKVKMDADLAAVRQTQMTLIS; the protein is encoded by the exons ATGGAGAAGTTGTCCTCGGAAGATTCGCATCGAAAAGCCCACAGCCTCTCACACGGCGGAAAAATGGTCCTATTTACCTGCAAACGAGATCCAGCCGTGGATGGAAGCGAAAGAAGCGGGTTAACATTCCGCAGTTTCTACTTTGAACGTGATGGCAACGCGTTCCTGAAGGCAACAGAGGGAGCAGCTTCCATCAGCAGGAAACTGTCAGTCCATGTGGACATTGTAACGTGTAAATGTGCTGTAGATGTTCAGAAACGGGTTAAAACTCCTTCCATTTTGGTGACAAAGAAGAGTGAGAAGGGGGCCAGCTTTCAGTATAGTCTGCTCACACTTAGCAGCTCACACCAACTAGAGCCCTGCATTGAGTTCAAGCTCCCCTATCAAATGAAGGGTAAAGTGTGCATCCTTCAGGGTCCCACAGTGCTGTGGAGCCATCACAACAGTGTGTTGTATACATCCCCCCTGGCAGAGGGAGTCAGAAAGATACCCATTCAAACCCCACGCTGTGTTTTTGGAGAACTTCCCATCCATAAAGGACAGCTTTTTGCTCTTGGACTTTCAGAACCACTCTCAATTAACCAACCCCCAACACTTGGCTATTTTCTTGAGGATGGCCAAGTGTTTGACGGCTCTTTGATTTTACCTCATCCCTATATTTGCATCACGCAGTGCATGCAGGTTCTCACGGCTGAAAGAGTGGATGATGGGCTGAGATGTGCTGTTATTGCAGCAACTTCAAAGCAGCAGCTTGTGCTTTTTGAAAATGGGATGGTGAAAGACACATGTGAACTGCCCTTTGAGCAGGCTGAAGACATTCAAATGGTTGACACCGGAAGAAACGGATGTCTGTTCGTTGTATTCTTTAAACCAGGGCATGTTTGTGCCGTGTGGAAGGAAACACTTCAG ATTGCCTCCTGTTGGTCAGATGTCAGCTCCGCCCACGTGGATGATTTCCTTGGATGTGGAACGGAGCAGATGCTGCTGCTTTTTAGGAATCAAGGGTTAGCCAGGGAGCCACTGGAAAAATTCCTTATCACTGACCTCTGTGGTATTTCTTACTCT TGTGGTCAAGGCTTTGAAGCGCCAAAGACAAGCCCTCCTCAAGAAAACTCACTCCTCACTCTTCAAGCTTTGGAATCCAGATTACAG AGTGGATTGATCGTCCTTCAAGAGCTTGAAAGAGAGGTGAGAGTGAAGGACAGAGTTCTACAGCAATCAATCCAAATCCTGACTGAGATGCTTTCAGGCAGGGAGACCGTTCTCAGCCAGCCTGAACAG GAAGGCCTTGTTGCCCTGTGGGACGGTGATGAGGAGTTCAGTGATGAGACTCTGGATGACAAGATGTATGAAACGCCAACGCTGTCTTCCAAACCTAAAATTGACAAGCTGTGGCATCGCATCACTAAGGACCAGCTGGTTGTTGGACTGATTCTAACTGCTGAAAGTAGCAT aCCAGTGAGCGGTGTGAGCTTATCCCTCCTGACAGAGCCTGGCCAGAGCTCGATGCCTGTGGTAATCCAGACCCAGAGCCAAGTGTTCTGGCTGCCTGCGTGCAGCCCCTCGACACCAACCCTCTCTTCCTCATCGCCTGCAGCCAAAAGAAGCAAGCAGCACATCGCCAGCAATGATCTCAAAGCGTGCAGACTGGCTGTGACTGCGGCGACCAAGCTGGCACCTCTGCTGACCTCTGGCTGTGTCAAGTGCCATGCCATGCTTCATTACATGGAGAAAGTAGAAACTCCTTTCCCTGGGAGCACCCCAACAACAGCTGCACTGCATTGTGGGGAAGTTTCTGTAGACATCCGGGATCTTTGCCAGAATCCCCTACTCCAAACCCCTCATATCAAAACAG atgaggTTAGAGAAGACCTTCTGAGTCTGTTGACAGTCCTGGATCACTGGGTCTTGCATATAGATTCTCCAGATTATAGTTTGGGTGACATAGATGACTGGATCCAGAGGAGACAGGGTTTTAAAAAGATAGAAGTGAGCCCTGagtatttacttttattttctccAGGACCTTCTGCTCCAATGTTGATGCGCTGGCAGCAGATAAATGCTTTCCAGGGGAATTTATCCATCCACTCCAG CCAATTACAAATGCTCCAGTTCTTGGACTCCATGCTTACATACCTACCCAATTCTTGCTTCGTCCAACCTGTCAAGTGCACAAGAAGCCAGAGCACATCTCAAGAATTCGCTTCTGCTCTGGAAAAAGAGGTGCTGTCACTACGAGAGGGTTTATCCTCACTTCTGTGTGGCAAAGATGAAGAAGAGAGGAATAAGGGGTGCACTGGACAAGGGGAAGTCCCTAAGCCTGGGTGTACAGAGGAGCTGATTAGGTGTACCAGGGAGGTGTGGCAGCAGAACGTGGAGAGGAGCAGGGCGAGGCTGAGTCCTCTTGTGGATGCCGGGAAGTATCGTGAGATTATCCAAAGCATTTCAAAAGTCAAGATGGATGCAGATTTGGCAGCTGTGCGACAGACACAGATGACTTTGATCAGCTGA